One region of Pyramidobacter sp. YE332 genomic DNA includes:
- a CDS encoding WbqC family protein, with translation MRIGIMQPYFFPYLGYWQLMNAVDKYVVYDDVNFIKGGRINRNAILMQQKSGNINVILSGASPNKLIREVEVNNQRVLQTKLLRTIEMSYSKAPYYANVMPILEDIITQTETNLAEYLFYSFRRVGEYLGITTELIMSSKMEKDCSLKAHHKVISICKKLGATEYYNSISGIPLYVPYVEKFQQSGIELSFLKLRDIHYHQYNDEFVPNLSIIDVMMFNSREECQNLLQEYDLIKGSGIEL, from the coding sequence ATGAGAATTGGCATTATGCAGCCTTATTTTTTCCCCTACCTGGGCTACTGGCAGCTTATGAACGCAGTAGATAAATATGTCGTTTACGACGATGTCAATTTCATTAAAGGGGGCAGGATCAATCGAAATGCAATTTTAATGCAACAAAAGTCCGGAAATATCAACGTGATTTTGTCTGGCGCGAGCCCCAATAAACTGATTCGCGAAGTGGAGGTCAACAATCAACGCGTATTACAGACCAAATTGCTCCGCACCATCGAAATGTCGTATTCGAAAGCGCCGTATTATGCCAATGTTATGCCGATACTCGAAGATATCATTACGCAAACAGAAACCAATTTAGCTGAGTATCTTTTCTACTCTTTTCGAAGAGTTGGCGAATATTTGGGCATTACCACGGAACTCATCATGTCCTCTAAAATGGAGAAGGATTGTTCTTTGAAAGCCCATCATAAGGTGATCTCTATATGCAAAAAACTAGGCGCAACGGAATACTACAACTCAATCAGTGGTATCCCGCTCTATGTTCCTTACGTCGAAAAGTTTCAACAGTCGGGAATTGAGCTGAGCTTCCTTAAACTGCGCGATATTCATTATCATCAATACAATGATGAATTTGTTCCTAACCTGTCTATTATCGATGTGATGATGTTTAATTCTCGGGAAGAATGTCAGAACCTGCTTCAAGAATATGATTTAATCAAAGGGAGTGGAATCGAATTATGA
- a CDS encoding DUF1659 domain-containing protein — MAAQIVLANCKLRIKTKAGTLENGADKVKSISLAGIREGAEGQQLLDVAGAIGTVISNPVLEVLRVDENVVSAE; from the coding sequence ATGGCTGCACAGATTGTTCTTGCGAACTGCAAACTGCGGATCAAAACTAAGGCCGGCACGTTGGAGAACGGCGCCGACAAGGTAAAGAGCATTTCCCTGGCCGGCATCCGGGAAGGGGCCGAAGGCCAGCAGCTGCTCGACGTGGCGGGCGCGATCGGCACGGTGATCAGCAACCCGGTGCTGGAAGTGCTGCGCGTTGACGAGAACGTGGTTTCCGCCGAATAA
- a CDS encoding ABC transporter ATP-binding protein, with product MSVIELNDVSIRYKVGDFKAIGLKEYVIRRIKRNYHVQEFWADRHITFSLKKGDMLGIVGANGAGKSTLLKAIAGIMTPTEGAVITHGNIAALLELASGFDGELTVRENTHLRGAMLGYTRKFMNEKYEEIVGFAELADFQDRPFKQLSSGMKSRLAFSIASLVDPDILILDEVLSVGDGAFRKRSEEKMMEIIRGGATTILVSHSLEQVRALCNKVLWLHKGRQVEFGDRVDDICARYQDFLDKKIQL from the coding sequence ATGTCAGTCATCGAATTAAACGACGTCTCGATCCGTTACAAAGTCGGGGACTTCAAAGCTATCGGGCTTAAAGAATACGTCATTCGCAGAATCAAGCGGAATTATCACGTTCAGGAGTTCTGGGCCGACCGGCATATCACGTTTTCTCTGAAAAAGGGAGATATGCTCGGCATCGTCGGAGCCAACGGAGCCGGGAAATCGACCTTGCTCAAAGCGATCGCCGGCATCATGACCCCGACGGAAGGCGCCGTGATCACGCACGGCAATATCGCCGCGCTGCTGGAACTCGCCAGCGGTTTCGACGGCGAGCTGACCGTTCGCGAGAACACGCACCTGCGCGGCGCCATGCTGGGCTACACCCGTAAGTTCATGAACGAAAAATACGAAGAGATCGTCGGCTTCGCGGAACTTGCCGACTTTCAGGACCGGCCGTTCAAGCAGCTTTCCTCGGGAATGAAATCGCGCCTCGCTTTTTCCATCGCCTCGCTCGTCGATCCCGACATCCTCATTCTCGACGAAGTGCTGTCCGTCGGCGACGGCGCGTTCCGCAAGCGCAGCGAAGAAAAAATGATGGAGATCATCCGCGGCGGCGCGACCACCATTCTGGTATCCCATTCGCTCGAGCAAGTTCGCGCCTTGTGCAACAAAGTGTTGTGGCTGCACAAGGGGCGGCAGGTCGAATTCGGGGACCGGGTAGACGACATCTGCGCGCGCTATCAAGATTTCCTCGATAAAAAAATTCAGTTATAA
- a CDS encoding ABC transporter permease — translation MLEKYKKHQFLFEELVKRDFKKKYKRTVLGMGWSILSPLVTLLVMRLVFTHFFGRTMSHYTTYLFCGNLVFAYFSESTSQGMTSLLGNAAIFTKVNVPKYLFLLSKNCQTLINFGLTLVVFFIFCLLDHIVFTWKFAFLLYPVALLMLFNIGMGLVLSALYVFFRDIQYLWSIFSQLLMYVSAIFYSIDSFSPMAQRVFLLNPVYLFIRYFRSIVIDARVPNAGFHLLMAFDVSVVVLFGCWMYRRYNAEFLYYV, via the coding sequence ATGCTTGAAAAATACAAAAAACACCAGTTCCTCTTTGAGGAACTGGTGAAGCGCGATTTCAAGAAAAAATACAAACGAACCGTTCTCGGAATGGGATGGAGCATTCTTTCGCCGCTCGTGACCTTGCTGGTCATGCGGCTTGTCTTCACCCACTTTTTTGGACGCACCATGTCGCACTACACGACGTACCTTTTCTGCGGCAACCTGGTTTTTGCCTATTTCAGCGAATCCACGTCGCAGGGCATGACCTCGCTCCTCGGCAACGCCGCGATTTTTACCAAGGTCAACGTCCCCAAGTATCTGTTTCTCCTCTCCAAAAACTGTCAGACCCTGATCAATTTTGGCCTGACTCTTGTCGTCTTCTTCATTTTTTGCCTGCTCGACCACATTGTCTTCACGTGGAAATTTGCCTTTCTCCTCTATCCCGTCGCGCTGCTGATGCTGTTCAACATCGGCATGGGCCTGGTGCTGTCGGCGCTGTACGTTTTTTTCCGCGACATTCAATATCTGTGGTCGATTTTTTCCCAGCTGCTCATGTACGTGTCCGCCATCTTTTACAGCATCGACAGCTTCAGCCCTATGGCTCAGCGCGTTTTTCTGCTGAATCCTGTTTATCTGTTCATCCGCTACTTCCGCTCGATCGTCATCGACGCGAGGGTCCCCAACGCCGGCTTCCACCTTCTGATGGCTTTCGACGTTTCGGTCGTCGTCCTTTTCGGCTGTTGGATGTACCGCCGGTACAACGCCGAATTCCTTTATTACGTGTAG
- the rfbC gene encoding dTDP-4-dehydrorhamnose 3,5-epimerase, translated as MSSGNALPCVKIIEPCVFGDNRGWFFESYNRKKMTGLGLDMEFIQDNHSLSVPKHTVRGIHFQNNPYAQSKLVRCTRGRIMDYAVDLRKGSETYLQWMAVELSAENKKQLFIPKGFGHVFVTLEENCEVQYKVDNIYSKANERSIRYDDPDIGIEWPEGMNPILSEKDANAPYVAACDCNFTV; from the coding sequence ATGTCGAGCGGCAACGCGTTGCCATGTGTTAAAATTATTGAACCCTGTGTCTTTGGCGACAACCGGGGCTGGTTCTTTGAGTCCTATAACAGGAAGAAGATGACGGGTCTGGGGCTGGACATGGAATTTATCCAAGACAACCATTCTCTTTCCGTTCCGAAACATACGGTTCGGGGCATTCATTTTCAAAATAATCCTTATGCGCAGAGCAAGCTGGTTCGCTGTACCCGCGGGAGGATCATGGACTATGCCGTCGATCTCCGGAAAGGTTCGGAAACCTATCTGCAATGGATGGCAGTCGAACTTTCCGCGGAAAATAAAAAGCAGCTGTTTATTCCAAAGGGCTTCGGACACGTTTTTGTCACCTTGGAGGAAAACTGCGAAGTTCAGTACAAAGTTGACAATATTTACTCCAAGGCGAACGAGCGCTCCATTCGTTACGATGACCCGGACATTGGCATTGAGTGGCCCGAAGGAATGAACCCCATCCTTTCGGAAAAAGACGCCAACGCTCCTTACGTGGCGGCGTGCGATTGTAACTTTACAGTTTAG
- a CDS encoding DUF2922 domain-containing protein, producing MPKTLAMKFGLASGGKRTISVSDVKDDLNAETVTGCMNAIVGAGAAFDDALTGALKAEVTERTTTVLLDNE from the coding sequence ATGCCCAAGACCCTTGCGATGAAATTCGGCCTGGCCAGCGGCGGCAAGCGCACCATTTCGGTATCCGATGTGAAGGACGATCTGAACGCGGAGACGGTGACCGGCTGCATGAACGCCATCGTCGGAGCCGGCGCGGCGTTCGACGACGCGCTGACCGGCGCGCTCAAGGCGGAAGTGACCGAGCGCACCACCACGGTGCTGCTGGATAACGAGTAA
- a CDS encoding glycosyltransferase family A protein has protein sequence MNPALCSVIIPASKAERTISLALDSLIAQTCPDWRAFVIVDGPEGNDATLKIANDYAVRDRRFEVLCNRQNLGAADSRNRGVRAAKTPWIAFLDSDDVFHPDKLERQLALAEQKGASFLCSAYNMISYPARTLCKVSRVPPRIARGDLIKWNSIGCSTVMLRSELARKYPMDARAIHEDYLCWLQCLQECDCFACQESLTDTLILPGSRNHSKLRAARGVWEIYRQHLGLSALRSIEYMCGYAIRGFLKYI, from the coding sequence ATGAATCCAGCGCTTTGCTCGGTCATTATTCCCGCTTCGAAGGCGGAAAGAACGATCTCGCTCGCCCTCGACAGCCTGATCGCCCAAACCTGCCCCGACTGGCGCGCGTTCGTCATCGTCGACGGCCCGGAAGGCAACGATGCAACGTTAAAGATCGCCAACGACTACGCAGTGCGTGACCGTCGTTTTGAAGTCCTGTGCAACCGGCAAAACCTCGGCGCCGCCGACTCCCGCAACCGTGGCGTCCGTGCCGCCAAGACCCCCTGGATCGCTTTTCTCGACAGCGACGACGTCTTCCATCCCGACAAGCTCGAACGGCAGCTTGCCTTGGCGGAGCAAAAAGGCGCTTCCTTCCTGTGCAGCGCCTACAACATGATTTCTTACCCGGCGCGGACTCTGTGCAAAGTGTCGCGTGTTCCCCCGCGGATCGCCCGCGGCGATCTGATCAAATGGAACTCCATCGGCTGCTCCACCGTCATGCTCCGCAGCGAACTGGCGCGAAAGTACCCCATGGACGCCCGCGCCATTCACGAAGATTACCTGTGCTGGCTCCAGTGTCTCCAAGAGTGCGACTGCTTTGCCTGCCAGGAATCGCTGACCGATACCCTGATCCTCCCCGGCTCCCGCAACCACAGCAAGCTCCGCGCCGCCAGAGGCGTATGGGAAATTTATCGGCAACATCTGGGACTGAGCGCGCTCCGATCAATAGAGTACATGTGCGGATACGCGATCCGGGGATTCTTGAAATATATCTAA
- a CDS encoding GDP-mannose 4,6-dehydratase, whose amino-acid sequence MSCSEAFRGRGKCRLSGLRIRFALSRATTVLCRPGHDLRYAIDPAKIHAELGWLPETTFDEGIRRTVRWYLSHKEWWRHIISGEYRNYYAKMYEER is encoded by the coding sequence ATATCCTGTTCAGAAGCTTTCCGTGGTCGGGGCAAATGTCGTTTATCTGGTCTCCGAATTCGATTTGCTCTCTCTCGTGCAACCACAGTACTTTGTCGCCCGGGGCACGATCTGCGCTACGCGATCGATCCGGCCAAAATCCACGCGGAATTGGGCTGGCTGCCGGAAACGACGTTCGACGAGGGGATTCGCAGGACCGTACGGTGGTATCTGTCGCACAAGGAATGGTGGCGGCACATCATCAGCGGCGAATATCGGAATTACTATGCCAAGATGTATGAGGAACGCTGA
- a CDS encoding DegT/DnrJ/EryC1/StrS family aminotransferase, translating into MINVFQPSLGAEELARIKGVFESNWLGKGKLNDEFELGFAAHLKVDRKHVFTTNCCSEGLFASMHMFDIGPGDEVIMPTISFVGAGNAVCASGAKLALCDVDPRTLNVRARDIETKITPNTKAIMLIHYGGVPCEMDEIMALAEKHHLYVIEDSACSVSSTYKGQACGTIGDMGMWSFDAMKILVCGDGSMLYFRDPELKVKAEKWLYFGLESKSGYSNSVDKKWWEYDVSSFGHRAIMNDITAAMAVEQLKKLPGFITKRKAIHEEYDRLLADVSWLDTPLPLAADCTSSYYFYHVQVKKAQRDDLAKYLREHGVYTTFRYFPLHRVSRYEIKGNFPNADYAAEHTLCLPLHQSLSMEDVATVVRLIHEFGRINHLNE; encoded by the coding sequence ATGATCAATGTGTTTCAGCCTTCTCTTGGCGCTGAGGAACTGGCGCGGATTAAAGGAGTTTTTGAGTCCAACTGGCTGGGCAAGGGCAAGCTCAACGATGAATTCGAGCTGGGCTTTGCGGCGCATCTTAAGGTCGACCGCAAGCATGTGTTTACCACCAACTGCTGCAGCGAGGGGTTATTTGCTTCTATGCACATGTTCGACATCGGCCCGGGCGACGAAGTAATAATGCCCACTATCAGCTTTGTCGGCGCGGGCAACGCCGTGTGCGCTTCTGGCGCGAAGTTGGCGCTGTGCGATGTCGACCCCCGCACCCTCAATGTGCGTGCTCGTGATATCGAGACGAAGATCACTCCCAATACGAAGGCCATTATGCTCATTCACTATGGCGGCGTGCCCTGCGAGATGGACGAGATTATGGCGCTCGCCGAAAAGCATCATCTTTATGTCATTGAGGACAGCGCCTGCTCTGTCTCTTCCACTTACAAAGGGCAAGCCTGCGGCACCATCGGCGATATGGGGATGTGGTCTTTCGACGCGATGAAGATTCTGGTCTGTGGCGATGGTTCTATGTTGTATTTTAGGGATCCGGAACTTAAGGTCAAAGCCGAAAAATGGCTGTATTTTGGCTTGGAGAGCAAAAGTGGATATTCCAACAGCGTGGACAAAAAATGGTGGGAGTATGACGTGTCTTCCTTCGGTCATCGCGCCATTATGAACGACATCACTGCGGCCATGGCTGTGGAGCAGCTGAAGAAGCTTCCCGGTTTCATCACGAAGCGCAAGGCGATTCATGAGGAATACGACCGCCTGTTGGCCGATGTAAGCTGGCTGGATACGCCGCTCCCACTGGCTGCTGATTGTACCTCCTCCTATTATTTCTATCATGTTCAGGTCAAAAAAGCGCAGCGTGACGACCTCGCCAAGTACTTAAGAGAGCACGGCGTGTATACTACCTTCCGTTATTTCCCGCTTCATCGTGTCAGCCGCTACGAAATTAAAGGCAATTTCCCCAACGCCGACTATGCGGCTGAGCACACGCTCTGTCTGCCGCTTCATCAGAGCCTCTCCATGGAAGACGTAGCGACGGTGGTACGGCTGATTCATGAGTTTGGCAGAATCAATCACCTGAATGAATAG
- the rfbA gene encoding glucose-1-phosphate thymidylyltransferase RfbA, whose translation MKGIILAGGSGTRLFPLTRAVSKQILAIYDKPMIYYPLSTLMLAGIREILIISTKRDIPAFQELLGDGRQLGLSLSYTVQDKPNGIAEAFIIGEKFIGESPVALILGDNIFYARGFSDILAQAMKRVNGATIFGYKVNNPSEFGIVEFDNDWSVVSIEEKPKHPKSNYAVPGLYFYDNQVVQIAKEIQPSARGEKEITAVNNEYLRRGQLRVELFGRGMAWLDTGTHDGLLEAANFVAIVQRRQGLYVSCIEEIAFRRKFITKEELIALAQPMMKTAYGKYIMRVAEEAV comes from the coding sequence ATGAAAGGGATTATTCTGGCCGGCGGCTCGGGAACCCGCCTTTTTCCGCTGACGCGGGCGGTATCAAAGCAGATCCTTGCTATTTACGACAAACCGATGATTTATTATCCGCTTTCTACTTTGATGCTGGCTGGGATCCGCGAAATTTTGATTATCTCGACGAAGAGGGATATCCCGGCATTTCAAGAGCTTCTGGGAGATGGGAGGCAGCTAGGTTTGTCCTTATCGTATACCGTACAGGATAAGCCGAACGGAATTGCCGAAGCGTTTATTATTGGCGAAAAGTTTATCGGCGAGAGTCCAGTTGCTCTGATTTTAGGAGATAATATCTTTTATGCCAGAGGTTTTTCCGACATACTTGCCCAAGCGATGAAGCGGGTAAATGGAGCGACAATATTCGGGTATAAAGTCAATAATCCTTCCGAGTTTGGAATTGTAGAATTTGACAACGATTGGAGCGTTGTTTCCATCGAAGAAAAACCTAAACATCCAAAATCAAATTATGCGGTCCCCGGGCTTTATTTTTACGATAATCAAGTGGTGCAAATCGCTAAAGAGATTCAGCCGTCGGCTCGCGGTGAAAAGGAAATTACTGCGGTCAATAATGAGTACCTGCGGAGGGGACAATTGCGGGTAGAGCTTTTCGGCCGAGGAATGGCCTGGCTGGATACTGGAACTCACGACGGATTGTTGGAGGCGGCGAATTTTGTTGCGATCGTGCAGCGACGCCAAGGGCTATACGTCTCTTGTATCGAAGAAATCGCTTTCCGGCGCAAATTTATTACAAAAGAAGAGTTGATTGCTTTAGCGCAGCCTATGATGAAAACGGCGTATGGGAAGTATATCATGCGCGTTGCGGAGGAAGCTGTCTGA